A genomic window from Streptomyces sp. NBC_01429 includes:
- a CDS encoding ABC transporter substrate-binding protein → MSVRRRGTAAVVAFVSALSLAACGAGDSSGDGSGASGDSGGKKAAVATGGKDFADAAKKTAAYGTDAGPGRFPRTITHAMGKTVLEKRPERVVVLDVGELDNVVSLGVEPVGYAPTEGDASLPGYLKKGAGSPANVGTINNLNLEAVAALKPDLILGSQLRAADKYKALSAIAPTVFSIRPGFTWKENYLLNAQALDRTAEAKARLAAYDKKAAALGADLGPDKPTVSMVRYMPDRLRLYAKASFIGTILEDVGLPRPANQRVDDLAVEISPERIDDADADWIFTGVYGDPAKTQRDSARSNPLWKNLKAVRAGHAKDVPDETWYLGLGVTAADLVLDDLRRDLVK, encoded by the coding sequence GTGTCCGTGCGACGCCGTGGCACCGCCGCCGTCGTCGCGTTCGTCTCCGCGCTCAGTCTCGCGGCCTGCGGCGCCGGGGACTCCTCCGGCGACGGCTCCGGCGCGTCCGGCGACAGCGGCGGCAAGAAGGCCGCCGTCGCCACCGGGGGCAAGGACTTCGCCGACGCGGCGAAGAAGACGGCGGCGTACGGGACGGACGCCGGACCGGGGCGGTTCCCGCGCACGATCACGCACGCCATGGGGAAGACGGTGCTGGAGAAGCGCCCGGAGCGGGTCGTCGTGCTGGACGTGGGCGAGCTCGACAACGTCGTGTCCCTGGGCGTCGAGCCGGTCGGATACGCCCCGACCGAGGGTGACGCGTCCCTGCCCGGCTACCTGAAGAAGGGCGCGGGCAGCCCCGCGAACGTCGGCACCATCAACAACCTCAACCTCGAAGCCGTCGCGGCCCTCAAGCCCGACCTCATCCTCGGCAGCCAGCTGCGCGCGGCCGACAAGTACAAGGCGCTCTCGGCGATCGCCCCGACGGTCTTCTCCATCCGGCCCGGCTTCACCTGGAAGGAGAACTACCTCCTCAACGCCCAGGCGCTGGACCGCACCGCCGAGGCGAAGGCGCGCCTCGCCGCGTACGACAAGAAGGCCGCCGCGCTCGGCGCCGACCTCGGGCCCGACAAGCCGACCGTGTCGATGGTGCGTTACATGCCGGACCGGCTGCGGCTGTACGCCAAGGCGTCCTTCATCGGCACGATCCTCGAAGACGTCGGCCTGCCGAGGCCCGCGAACCAGCGGGTCGACGACCTCGCCGTGGAGATCAGCCCGGAGCGGATCGACGACGCCGACGCGGACTGGATCTTCACCGGTGTGTACGGCGACCCGGCGAAGACCCAGCGCGACAGCGCGCGTTCGAACCCGCTGTGGAAGAACCTGAAGGCGGTCAGGGCCGGTCACGCGAAGGACGTACCGGACGAGACCTGGTACCTGGGTCTCGGCGTGACGGCGGCGGACCTGGTGCTGGACGATCTGCGGCGCGATCTCGTCAAGTAG
- a CDS encoding Nif3-like dinuclear metal center hexameric protein translates to MPPVPAVPATPSAPSAPRLSEVIDALDALWPPERAEQWDAVGTVCGDPDAPVTRVLFAVDPVQDIADEALKLGAQLIVTHHPLYLRGTTTVAASTFKGRVVHTLIQHGVALHVAHTNADSADPGVSDALAGALDLRVLGPLVPDPTDPAGRRGLGRICEPPSPVTLRDFAARVAHRLPATAQGVRIAGDPDALVRTVAVSGGSGDSLFEHVRAAGVDAFLTADLRHHPVSEATQHSPLGLVDAAHWATEWPWCEQAAAQLDEISDRHGWDLRVHVSRTVTDPWSAHHASSVPSSPSSSGAPN, encoded by the coding sequence GTGCCCCCTGTCCCCGCCGTCCCCGCCACGCCGTCCGCCCCCTCCGCGCCCCGGCTGTCCGAGGTCATCGACGCGCTCGACGCCCTCTGGCCGCCCGAGCGGGCCGAACAGTGGGATGCCGTCGGTACGGTCTGCGGCGACCCCGACGCCCCGGTGACCCGGGTGCTGTTCGCCGTCGACCCCGTCCAGGACATCGCCGACGAGGCCCTGAAGCTCGGCGCCCAGCTGATCGTCACCCACCACCCGCTCTATCTGCGCGGTACGACGACGGTCGCGGCCTCCACCTTCAAGGGCCGCGTCGTGCACACCCTCATCCAGCACGGCGTCGCGCTGCACGTCGCGCACACCAACGCCGACTCCGCCGACCCCGGTGTCTCCGACGCCCTCGCCGGCGCGCTCGACCTGCGGGTGCTGGGGCCCCTCGTACCCGACCCCACGGATCCGGCGGGACGGCGCGGCCTCGGCCGGATCTGCGAGCCGCCGTCACCCGTCACCCTCCGGGACTTCGCCGCCCGCGTCGCCCACCGCCTCCCCGCCACCGCGCAGGGCGTACGGATCGCGGGCGACCCGGACGCCCTCGTCCGTACCGTCGCGGTCAGCGGCGGCTCCGGCGACAGCCTCTTCGAACACGTACGTGCGGCGGGCGTGGACGCGTTCCTCACCGCCGACCTGCGCCACCACCCGGTCTCCGAGGCGACCCAGCACAGCCCGCTCGGACTGGTCGACGCCGCGCACTGGGCCACCGAGTGGCCCTGGTGCGAGCAGGCCGCCGCCCAGCTCGACGAGATCTCCGACCGCCACGGGTGGGACCTGCGCGTCCATGTCTCCAGGACGGTCACCGACCCCTGGTCGGCCCACCACGCATCCTCCGTCCCTTCCTCACCTTCCTCTTCAGGAGCCCCCAACTGA